In Fibrobacter sp. UWR2, the following are encoded in one genomic region:
- a CDS encoding FISUMP domain-containing protein, which produces MNLFGAAFVAVSVLFLAACADEESTDPGDRENPAIHDTDVYTQAKSSDEYKNPDVEYGKMTDPRDGKVYRTVKIGNLEWMAENLNFSDSELLPNIADGNWCYEDDTSFCNVGGRLYTWTAAMNLSPDMQNASVWYYRSPSASERRGVCPEGWVVPSYSEFWSLVVKTGSTGRAGLLLKSTKGWRDGNVGKDTLGFTALPLGFYVDGKSYNAGFESIFWTSDEEDYGVNNARSMKISYDSDEFELDTEKKWFGFSVRCVKDTSVIRVAREDSVSRMDELERLKDLFDTAKVVKGTFVDPRDKREYRTVKIGDQTWMAENMVYQADDSVSACYARKDSLCKIYGRLYSYEFARDSVCPEGWTLPTRANYEVLRKWTGHADVVDIYYIDISALTLKSKETWTDYKKGGDAHDGSGLDLYGFGVLAGGRGTIGVEADSFFNRGESAHLWVHDNGDGYYFSIDFSNNDYSTGYSGRGQKGLASVRCIQGDKPVYYECPVDTSKYKVPSYTGVDSSITKGGYLQDLRNNKYYKVVTIGKQTWMAENLNIGVDEYQDRIACYRNDDEECDSLGTYFKWDDAMDFKSVFTSVDDYYCRHNEERRGVCPKGWHLPSEDEWRELIETVGDSLSANHILKSKNGWQQESGLDTYGFNAVSGGYNPGSRWSTGRERFAYFWSRTESSREVARGISFSGENCSFVKMDFVEKGTNMPVRCLKDEALLSEAVELVPYESPEHCVEKPVTYVFDDSVRKAASLYDEEKNTLLDKRDGRTYKTTKIGSQIWMAENLAFDYDIGSAKNFCIYSNADSCSKYGLYYTWSAAMDSAGEFRGNGADSIVRGICPSGWHLPSKQEWYDLVEIVTGEPFDQSYGYTMNQIEYTQRVLKSVDGWASSAYAGIDSVDFYGYPMGNWIGSKKKYEDVGSTAYYWSTESIDAKYASIFALHATNAYMLVHVFSKGDAIPVRCLKD; this is translated from the coding sequence ATGAACTTGTTCGGTGCGGCTTTTGTTGCCGTGTCTGTGCTGTTTTTAGCGGCGTGTGCCGACGAAGAGTCTACCGATCCGGGGGATAGGGAAAATCCGGCCATACACGATACCGATGTCTATACCCAGGCCAAGAGTTCTGATGAATACAAGAATCCCGATGTAGAATATGGCAAAATGACCGACCCGCGTGATGGAAAGGTCTACAGGACGGTAAAGATTGGTAACCTGGAATGGATGGCGGAAAACCTGAACTTTTCGGATTCGGAATTGTTGCCCAATATCGCTGATGGTAACTGGTGCTATGAGGACGATACCTCGTTTTGCAATGTGGGTGGCCGCCTTTATACATGGACGGCCGCGATGAATCTGTCGCCGGATATGCAGAATGCCAGTGTGTGGTACTATAGGAGCCCGTCTGCGTCGGAAAGGCGCGGCGTTTGTCCCGAGGGGTGGGTCGTTCCGTCGTACAGTGAATTCTGGTCCCTTGTCGTGAAGACAGGTTCAACGGGTCGCGCGGGTTTACTGCTCAAGTCGACTAAGGGTTGGCGTGACGGAAATGTTGGCAAGGATACATTGGGCTTTACCGCACTACCTCTTGGGTTCTATGTAGATGGCAAATCGTATAATGCCGGATTCGAGAGCATATTCTGGACTTCGGATGAAGAGGATTATGGTGTAAACAATGCAAGGAGCATGAAAATTTCGTATGATAGCGATGAGTTCGAACTAGATACAGAAAAGAAGTGGTTTGGTTTTTCTGTACGTTGCGTGAAAGATACCTCGGTGATAAGGGTTGCTCGCGAAGATAGCGTCAGCCGGATGGATGAACTGGAACGCCTCAAGGACCTTTTTGATACGGCCAAGGTGGTAAAGGGAACCTTTGTTGATCCGCGAGACAAACGTGAATACCGTACCGTGAAGATTGGGGACCAGACATGGATGGCCGAGAACATGGTCTATCAAGCAGATGATTCCGTTTCGGCATGCTATGCACGTAAGGATTCCCTTTGTAAGATATATGGTCGGCTTTATTCGTATGAATTTGCCCGGGATTCCGTATGCCCTGAGGGCTGGACTCTCCCTACGCGGGCGAATTATGAGGTCTTGCGTAAGTGGACTGGACATGCCGATGTGGTCGACATCTATTATATCGATATCTCTGCCCTCACATTGAAGAGCAAGGAAACTTGGACCGATTATAAAAAAGGTGGAGATGCACACGACGGAAGTGGCCTTGATCTCTATGGTTTTGGTGTGCTGGCTGGGGGAAGGGGTACAATTGGTGTTGAAGCTGATTCCTTCTTCAATAGGGGAGAGAGCGCACACCTTTGGGTCCATGATAATGGTGACGGATATTATTTTTCCATAGACTTTAGCAATAACGATTATAGTACGGGCTATAGTGGTCGTGGTCAAAAAGGGTTGGCCAGTGTCCGGTGTATCCAGGGCGATAAACCCGTCTATTATGAATGTCCCGTCGATACATCTAAATACAAAGTTCCTTCGTATACGGGGGTTGATTCCTCGATTACTAAAGGTGGCTACCTGCAGGATTTGCGAAATAACAAGTATTACAAGGTTGTGACTATCGGTAAGCAAACCTGGATGGCCGAAAACCTGAATATCGGCGTAGACGAATATCAGGATCGAATCGCTTGTTATAGGAACGATGACGAAGAATGTGATTCACTTGGTACTTATTTCAAGTGGGACGATGCCATGGATTTCAAGAGCGTATTTACTTCGGTTGATGATTATTATTGCCGGCACAATGAAGAACGTCGCGGCGTTTGCCCCAAGGGATGGCACCTGCCTTCTGAAGATGAATGGCGCGAACTGATTGAAACTGTTGGCGATTCGCTTTCGGCAAACCATATACTCAAATCCAAGAACGGATGGCAGCAGGAAAGTGGGCTCGATACCTATGGCTTCAATGCGGTTTCTGGTGGGTACAATCCCGGTAGCAGGTGGTCTACCGGAAGGGAACGCTTTGCTTATTTTTGGTCGAGAACAGAATCGTCGAGGGAAGTGGCTAGGGGCATCTCGTTCAGTGGTGAAAACTGTTCGTTCGTGAAAATGGATTTTGTAGAAAAGGGGACGAACATGCCCGTTCGCTGCTTGAAGGATGAAGCATTGCTTTCGGAAGCGGTTGAGTTGGTCCCTTACGAGAGTCCGGAACACTGCGTAGAGAAACCGGTTACCTATGTATTCGATGACTCTGTGCGTAAGGCCGCCAGCCTGTATGACGAGGAGAAGAATACGCTTCTCGACAAGCGCGATGGCCGTACCTACAAGACGACGAAAATCGGTTCGCAAATCTGGATGGCGGAAAACCTCGCCTTCGATTACGATATCGGTTCCGCGAAGAATTTCTGCATTTATAGTAATGCGGATTCCTGCAGTAAGTACGGCTTGTACTATACGTGGTCTGCGGCTATGGATTCTGCAGGCGAATTTAGGGGAAACGGGGCGGATTCGATTGTGCGCGGCATTTGCCCGTCGGGTTGGCACCTTCCCTCGAAGCAGGAATGGTACGACCTGGTGGAAATCGTAACGGGGGAACCGTTTGACCAGAGTTATGGATACACGATGAACCAAATTGAATATACCCAGAGGGTGCTGAAATCTGTTGACGGATGGGCGAGTTCTGCTTACGCAGGGATAGACAGCGTCGATTTTTACGGGTATCCCATGGGGAATTGGATCGGTTCCAAGAAAAAATATGAGGATGTTGGGTCGACAGCTTATTATTGGTCTACCGAATCGATTGACGCGAAGTATGCCAGCATATTTGCCCTGCATGCGACGAATGCCTACATGCTTGTACACGTCTTCTCGAAAGGGGATGCGATTCCTGTCCGTTGTCTCAAAGATTGA